From Carassius auratus strain Wakin chromosome 33, ASM336829v1, whole genome shotgun sequence, the proteins below share one genomic window:
- the LOC113052648 gene encoding zinc finger protein 367-like, which yields MADSKHQVIFCNDSPKRVLVSVIKTTPIKPRAADPLMPTSPGFSDFMVYPWRWGENAHNVTLSPSPTGNSGSPADSDVNSCPEHLKDSIRRGRPRADTVRELINEGENSSSRIRCNICNRVFPREKSLQAHKRTHTGERPYLCDYPDCGKAFVQSGQLKTHQRLHTGEKPFVCLEKGCSSRFTHANRHCPKHPYARLKREEPAGGPGRSQGADDKAVAEWLAKYWQTREQRTPAQNKAKTLSNTAIEDQEQQDPLDFLLSDEGEEEEQDETKSSGRHLQEQRERLHGALALIELANNLSA from the exons ATGGCTGACAGCAAACATCAAGTGATATTTTGTAACGACTCGCCGAAAAGAGTTCTGGTGTCCGTGATCAAGACGACTCCCATCAAACCGAGAGCGGCGGACCCCCTGATGCCCACAAGCCCCGGATTCAGTGACTTTATGGTGTATCCGTGGCGCTGGGGCGAAAACGCGCACAATGTGACTCTGAGCCCCTCACCGACCGGAAACAGCGGCTCTCCTGCCGATTCAGATGTCAACTCCTGCCCTGAACACCTCAAG GACAGCATTCGGCGCGGACGCCCGCGGGCAGATACTGTCCGAGAGCTGATCAACGAGGGCGAGAACTCCAGCAGTCGCATCCGCTGCAACATCTGCAACCGCGTCTTTCCCCGCGAGAAATCTCTTCAGGCGCACAAACGCACGCACACAG GTGAAAGACCTTACCTGTGCGATTATCCGGACTGCGGGAAAGCGTTCGTCCAGAGCGGACAGCTGAAGACCCATCAGCGCCTCCACACCGGAGAAAAACCCTTCGTCTGTTTGGAGAAAG GTTGCAGTAGCCGATTCACTCACGCTAACCGTCACTGTCCCAAACACCCGTACGCCCGGCTGAAGCGCGAGGAGCCCGCGGGGGGCCCCGGGAGATCACAGGGGGCCGACGACAAGGCTGTGGCCGAATGGCTGGCAAA atACTGGCAGACGAGGGAGCAGCGGACGCCTGCGCAGAATAAAGCTAAGACACTGAGTAACACTGCTATAGAGGACCAGGAGCAGCAGGATCCTCTGGACTTCCTCCTGTCTGACGAAGGAGAAGAAGAGGAGCAGGACGAAACGAAGAGCAGTGGCAGGCATCTTCAAGAGCAGCGTGAGCGTCTTCACGGCGCACTAGCGCTCATCGAGCTAGCTAACAATCTCTCCGCATGA